Proteins from one Deltaproteobacteria bacterium genomic window:
- a CDS encoding ferredoxin family protein, protein MKYEYFIEFDRCKGCGLCIDVCPKKVLAISPEVNTKGYFPAYQARPEDCVYCSTCCIMCPDAAISIADAADKGKTVVKE, encoded by the coding sequence ATGAAATACGAATATTTTATTGAGTTTGACAGATGCAAGGGGTGCGGTTTGTGTATTGACGTGTGCCCGAAGAAAGTTCTCGCTATCTCGCCGGAGGTAAATACAAAAGGATATTTCCCCGCTTACCAGGCCCGTCCCGAGGATTGTGTTTATTGTTCAACCTGCTGCATTATGTGCCCCGATGCGGCAATCAGCATAGCGGATGCTGCCGATAAGGGGAAAACCGTGGTAAAGGAGTAG
- a CDS encoding 4Fe-4S dicluster domain-containing protein produces MSAARDFSQDRTFLIDLSRCTGCRACQVACKQWNQMKAEKTVFFQGAGYQNPPAMSEYTLTKIKFCDYEKNGHNEFAFYKEMCMHCNEPACVSVCPVSALIKTPEGPVVYDTKRCIGCRFCMIACPFGVPKYQWSKALPLVVKCTGCYSRLKAGLKPACAKACPSAISYGSRTDMIQEAKRRLASKPDRYFNKIYGLEEAGGTSVLYLTEQPFDELGFKHVTKRLLPSLTWAALRFVPGVFLTMGGSLAFISWLTHRKDRLRKEEEARKSATTQPKEGE; encoded by the coding sequence ATGAGCGCAGCAAGAGATTTTTCCCAGGATAGAACTTTCCTGATAGATCTGTCAAGATGCACCGGTTGCCGCGCCTGCCAGGTGGCATGTAAACAATGGAATCAGATGAAGGCTGAAAAGACCGTGTTTTTCCAAGGCGCAGGCTACCAGAACCCGCCTGCCATGTCCGAATACACCCTTACAAAGATCAAGTTCTGCGATTATGAAAAAAACGGCCATAACGAGTTCGCCTTCTACAAGGAAATGTGTATGCACTGCAACGAGCCTGCCTGTGTATCGGTATGCCCTGTCAGCGCCCTTATCAAGACCCCTGAAGGGCCGGTTGTTTACGACACCAAGCGTTGCATCGGCTGCCGCTTTTGTATGATCGCCTGCCCCTTTGGCGTGCCCAAATACCAATGGAGCAAGGCACTGCCCTTAGTGGTAAAATGCACCGGATGCTACAGCCGGCTTAAGGCAGGACTTAAACCTGCATGCGCAAAGGCATGTCCCTCGGCCATCTCCTACGGCAGCCGCACGGACATGATTCAGGAGGCAAAACGGCGCCTTGCGTCAAAACCTGACCGTTATTTTAACAAGATCTATGGACTCGAAGAGGCGGGCGGTACCAGCGTACTCTATCTGACAGAGCAGCCTTTCGATGAACTCGGATTCAAGCATGTCACCAAACGTCTCCTACCCTCTCTTACATGGGCCGCCTTGCGTTTTGTGCCAGGCGTATTCCTTACTATGGGCGGTTCATTGGCCTTCATCTCATGGCTTACCCATAGAAAGGACCGACTGCGTAAAGAAGAGGAGGCGAGAAAATCTGCGACGACTCAGCCAAAGGAGGGTGAATAA
- a CDS encoding methyltransferase, translated as MISITPEEVMKLSRNFMESRILLTGAELNIFDLLKKTSLTVQQISARLSTDIRATTILLDALAAMGLLVKSNESYQCTPSLAPYLSDSDPNSILPMILHAAHLWDRWANLTDIAKGKTPSGADRDSSFSGHELKSFIGAMHTVSGSRAGEIIKGINHDRSKFLLDLGGASGTYTIAFLKSSPAMKATLFDLPEVIELARERLEEEGMLNRVTLAGGDYLRDEIPQGHDLAFLSAIIHSNNPEQNLDLYKKVFRSLIPGGKVIIRDHVMEPDRTRSEAGAIFAVNMLVATKGGRTYTFDEISTGLSQAGFHNIHLLNKSDRMEALVEAFKP; from the coding sequence ATGATCAGCATTACACCTGAAGAGGTCATGAAATTATCCCGTAATTTCATGGAGAGCCGTATCCTGTTAACCGGAGCGGAGTTAAATATCTTTGACCTGCTGAAAAAAACCTCCCTAACGGTTCAACAAATATCAGCAAGGCTCAGTACCGATATCAGAGCCACGACTATTCTATTAGACGCTCTTGCCGCGATGGGCCTGCTTGTAAAGAGCAACGAATCATATCAATGCACTCCCTCACTGGCCCCGTATCTTTCTGATAGTGATCCAAATTCAATCTTGCCCATGATCCTTCATGCCGCCCATCTCTGGGACAGATGGGCCAATTTGACGGATATAGCTAAGGGAAAAACTCCATCGGGCGCCGATAGAGATTCTTCTTTCAGCGGCCATGAATTAAAATCCTTTATAGGAGCGATGCACACAGTTTCCGGCTCGCGTGCGGGGGAAATTATCAAAGGAATAAATCATGATCGCTCCAAGTTCCTGCTTGACTTGGGGGGAGCATCGGGCACCTATACCATTGCATTTCTGAAAAGCTCACCCGCAATGAAAGCGACTTTGTTTGACCTGCCCGAAGTCATCGAACTGGCCCGGGAACGGCTGGAAGAAGAAGGAATGCTTAATCGGGTCACTCTTGCAGGCGGCGATTACCTGCGCGATGAAATTCCTCAAGGTCATGATCTGGCTTTTCTGTCAGCAATTATCCATTCCAATAACCCGGAGCAAAACCTTGACCTTTACAAAAAGGTTTTTCGTTCCCTGATCCCGGGCGGTAAGGTCATTATCCGGGATCATGTCATGGAACCGGACAGAACCCGCTCGGAAGCGGGAGCAATATTTGCGGTCAACATGCTCGTTGCCACTAAAGGCGGGAGAACGTATACCTTTGATGAAATCAGTACCGGTCTATCGCAAGCTGGTTTTCATAACATCCATTTACTCAACAAATCTGATAGAATGGAAGCACTTGTGGAAGCATTCAAGCCTTAA
- a CDS encoding cobalamin biosynthesis protein CbiA, producing MDISLEGIVVIVGNYGSGKTEISVNLAAERRLTGLEVSIADLDLVNPYFRAREARKQLAALGIKVILPADRYLQADLPILSPAVAGLLRRPSGLTILDVGGDKVGATVLASLGDAMKGHPFRMLQVINPLRPFTDNLSGCMRMKDEIEQASRMPVSGIIGNANLIDETTADIIYEGYDFVMEVSHKSGLPLEFITVSVGLEDEIDGERFSCPLLVLHRQLVPPWKKAALL from the coding sequence GTGGATATCAGTCTTGAGGGAATTGTTGTAATTGTCGGCAACTACGGGAGCGGGAAAACGGAGATTTCCGTAAATCTGGCGGCAGAGAGAAGGCTGACCGGCCTGGAGGTCAGCATTGCCGATCTTGATCTGGTCAATCCCTATTTCCGGGCGCGCGAGGCGAGGAAACAGCTTGCCGCGCTGGGTATTAAAGTCATCTTGCCCGCAGATAGATACCTGCAGGCCGACCTGCCGATATTGAGCCCGGCGGTGGCCGGACTGCTTCGCAGACCCAGCGGACTTACCATCCTCGATGTGGGAGGAGATAAGGTCGGGGCAACCGTGCTGGCGTCTCTGGGCGATGCCATGAAAGGGCATCCCTTCCGCATGCTGCAGGTGATCAATCCTTTGCGGCCCTTTACGGATAATTTAAGCGGGTGCATGAGGATGAAGGATGAAATAGAGCAGGCTTCCCGCATGCCGGTAAGCGGTATCATCGGGAATGCCAATCTGATTGATGAAACAACCGCTGATATCATCTATGAAGGGTATGACTTTGTAATGGAGGTATCCCATAAAAGCGGTCTTCCCCTGGAATTCATTACTGTTTCTGTCGGGCTCGAGGATGAAATTGACGGGGAGCGTTTCTCATGCCCCCTCTTGGTTTTGCACAGGCAGCTTGTTCCGCCTTGGAAAAAAGCCGCCCTGTTGTAA
- the hybB gene encoding Ni/Fe-hydrogenase cytochrome b subunit, whose protein sequence is MSVIANIKQEIKGYHMFIKILMLLVAAGVLAATARFIFGLGATTNLSDVYPWGLWISFDVVTSVPLAAGAFVLGAVVHCFHIKKLEPLVRPAIVTGFLGYSLVCIGLLLDLGQPQRGWHIFAYPNLHSPMFEVALCVMSYTTVAFLEFLSPVCEKFGFHVPLRLLRTIEVPLIVLGAAIATLHQSTIGTFFLIAVDKLHNLWYNPLLPMLFWISSVFTGLAIVIVEAIMVHRYLKQPDETELLATLTKIIPWFLGIYLFIKIYALFFLSARPLFDRPGLTILFLMEVVLGIIIPLIMFMTKRIRTDSRWQLRAASMVVFFGLVLNRFNVSMFGLIQKDQKIYYPSFLESVVTVGIIAAHILFFALIARYFPIFEHHPEEVDYTIPDRFRRIEKNPVTEP, encoded by the coding sequence ATGTCTGTTATAGCTAACATAAAACAGGAGATTAAAGGGTATCACATGTTTATCAAGATACTCATGCTTCTGGTTGCAGCCGGCGTGCTTGCCGCTACCGCCCGTTTCATCTTCGGTCTCGGCGCCACCACCAACTTGAGCGATGTATATCCCTGGGGGCTCTGGATTTCTTTTGATGTTGTAACATCCGTTCCTTTAGCGGCAGGCGCTTTCGTTTTGGGTGCAGTGGTTCACTGTTTTCATATCAAAAAGCTTGAACCGTTGGTTCGACCTGCAATTGTGACCGGTTTCCTCGGCTACTCCCTTGTATGTATAGGTCTTCTACTTGATCTGGGTCAGCCCCAGCGGGGATGGCACATTTTCGCATATCCTAATCTGCATTCACCGATGTTTGAAGTAGCCCTTTGTGTCATGTCTTATACGACAGTTGCATTTCTTGAGTTTCTTTCACCTGTGTGCGAAAAATTCGGGTTTCATGTACCGCTGCGTCTGCTCCGTACCATAGAGGTGCCTCTAATAGTTCTCGGAGCGGCAATTGCCACGCTACATCAGTCAACTATCGGCACGTTCTTTCTCATCGCCGTAGATAAGCTGCACAACCTCTGGTATAACCCGCTCCTGCCGATGCTCTTCTGGATATCGTCTGTTTTCACAGGCCTCGCCATTGTTATTGTTGAAGCCATCATGGTACACCGGTATCTGAAACAACCGGATGAAACGGAGTTGCTTGCCACGCTAACGAAAATCATCCCCTGGTTTCTCGGAATCTACCTTTTCATCAAAATCTATGCCCTCTTCTTTCTTAGTGCAAGACCGCTCTTTGATCGTCCAGGGCTCACAATTCTTTTTCTTATGGAGGTAGTACTGGGCATCATAATCCCGTTAATTATGTTTATGACCAAACGCATAAGAACCGATAGCCGGTGGCAGTTGCGCGCTGCAAGCATGGTCGTTTTTTTCGGTCTTGTTCTGAACCGGTTCAATGTCTCCATGTTCGGCTTGATCCAGAAAGACCAGAAGATATATTATCCGTCATTCCTGGAATCGGTCGTGACAGTTGGGATCATCGCGGCCCATATACTGTTTTTTGCTTTAATAGCAAGGTACTTCCCGATTTTTGAGCACCACCCCGAAGAAGTTGATTACACAATTCCCGACCGTTTTCGCCGGATCGAGAAAAATCCTGTTACTGAACCTTAA
- the vorB gene encoding 3-methyl-2-oxobutanoate dehydrogenase subunit VorB, with product MGKILMKGNEAIGEAAIRAGCLNYFAYPITPQSEVAEYLSHRLPEIGGVFLQGESEVAVGYMLFGAAGCGARVFTTSSSPGVSLMSEAISYLAGAQLPAVFVNIMRGGPGLGGILPSQGDYFQATKGGGHGDYHLLVMAPASVQEAAEMVMRAFPLAEKYRNPVMILGDGLIGQMMEPVEFPERLKSEPSNKDAWATNGMGMRKSSKRNLVKSLFLDAVELNNNNLVLKEKYTRMKSEEIRYEKYNMDSDYRMFIVSFGTMSRVCRTAIDSLKEEGIEVGMIRPQTLFPFPEEAVSAAASKSGCTMALSIEMNMGQMVEDVERCVHGKCPVEWFGKCGGEVPTPEEIMDVVKGFLAQSR from the coding sequence ATGGGCAAGATTTTAATGAAGGGGAACGAAGCGATTGGTGAGGCCGCCATCAGGGCCGGCTGCTTGAACTACTTTGCCTATCCCATTACTCCCCAGTCCGAGGTGGCGGAATACCTTTCCCACCGCCTGCCGGAAATCGGCGGTGTTTTTCTGCAGGGAGAAAGCGAGGTAGCCGTCGGGTATATGCTTTTTGGCGCGGCCGGTTGCGGGGCCCGCGTATTTACGACTTCCTCCAGCCCCGGTGTCAGCTTGATGAGTGAAGCCATAAGCTATCTGGCCGGCGCCCAGTTGCCGGCGGTCTTTGTCAACATCATGAGAGGGGGACCCGGACTCGGAGGAATACTGCCGTCGCAGGGCGATTATTTTCAAGCGACCAAGGGCGGCGGCCACGGCGATTACCATCTGCTCGTCATGGCGCCGGCCAGCGTTCAGGAGGCGGCGGAAATGGTCATGCGGGCCTTCCCCCTGGCGGAGAAATACCGGAATCCCGTCATGATTCTCGGAGACGGATTGATCGGGCAGATGATGGAACCAGTTGAATTTCCGGAGCGCCTGAAGTCAGAACCGAGCAACAAAGATGCCTGGGCCACAAACGGGATGGGTATGAGAAAGAGCAGCAAGCGCAATCTGGTCAAATCTCTCTTTCTGGATGCCGTGGAACTAAATAACAACAACCTGGTCCTGAAGGAAAAATACACCCGCATGAAGAGCGAGGAAATAAGGTACGAAAAATATAATATGGATTCCGACTATCGGATGTTTATCGTCAGCTTCGGCACTATGAGCCGGGTCTGCCGTACGGCCATTGATAGCCTGAAGGAAGAAGGGATTGAGGTAGGCATGATCAGACCCCAGACCCTCTTTCCGTTTCCGGAGGAGGCGGTTTCCGCCGCTGCCTCGAAAAGCGGCTGCACCATGGCCTTGAGCATCGAAATGAACATGGGCCAGATGGTTGAAGATGTGGAGAGATGTGTGCACGGTAAATGCCCTGTCGAGTGGTTTGGCAAGTGCGGCGGGGAAGTGCCGACGCCGGAAGAGATAATGGATGTGGTGAAAGGCTTTCTGGCTCAGAGCCGATGA
- a CDS encoding thiamine pyrophosphate-dependent enzyme has translation MGKTFQRPESLTEVDTHYCPGCTHGIAHRLIAEVIDELGIVGRTVGIAPVGCAVLAYNYFTFDFQEAAHGRAPAMATGIKRVRPDLMVFTYQGDGDLASIGMGEIIHAANRGEKFTTIFINNAVYGMTGGQMAPTTMPGQRTTTSPLGRDVNDVGMPIQMAELLSSLQTPAYITRQTIIKPKYVVKAKKAIKTAFEYQLEGRCFSFVELVSTCPTNWGLTPVEAVKWAEETLLPYYRLGEFKNPGHAEGGGGFDAK, from the coding sequence ATGGGAAAAACATTCCAGAGACCAGAATCTCTTACTGAAGTTGACACTCACTACTGTCCCGGCTGCACCCACGGGATTGCCCACCGGCTTATCGCGGAAGTTATTGATGAGCTGGGCATAGTAGGACGAACGGTTGGCATTGCCCCGGTAGGTTGTGCAGTGCTGGCCTACAACTATTTTACCTTTGATTTTCAGGAAGCGGCCCATGGCCGGGCGCCGGCCATGGCGACAGGGATAAAAAGGGTGCGCCCCGATCTCATGGTTTTTACTTATCAGGGAGACGGCGATCTGGCCAGCATCGGTATGGGCGAGATTATTCATGCGGCCAACCGGGGAGAAAAGTTTACGACTATCTTTATCAACAATGCCGTTTATGGCATGACGGGCGGCCAAATGGCGCCGACCACCATGCCGGGCCAGCGCACGACAACTTCTCCGTTGGGCCGTGATGTCAATGATGTCGGCATGCCGATCCAGATGGCCGAACTGCTTTCGTCCCTGCAGACTCCGGCCTATATTACGAGGCAGACGATTATTAAACCCAAGTATGTAGTCAAGGCCAAGAAAGCCATTAAAACGGCGTTTGAATATCAATTGGAAGGCCGGTGTTTCAGCTTCGTGGAACTCGTGAGTACCTGCCCGACAAACTGGGGGCTTACTCCTGTTGAAGCCGTGAAATGGGCGGAAGAAACCCTGCTTCCTTATTACCGGCTTGGCGAATTTAAAAACCCTGGTCATGCGGAAGGGGGAGGGGGCTTTGATGCAAAATGA
- the fdnG gene encoding formate dehydrogenase-N subunit alpha has translation MDISRRKFIIGGGVAAAGLAISEKTAGASNFDSPELRTKGLKTTTTVCPFCAVGCSMIVHVKDGKVVNIEGDESSPINQGSLCSKGEAMFQVANNERRLQKVMYRAPGSEKWEEKSWDWALDRISKLMKETRDRTFKLKEINKKDGNQYTVNRTEGIAIFGGAGLDNEECYLESKFARSMGVVYLEHQARLUHSSTVAGLAASFGRGAMTNHWNDLKNSDCIMAIGCNPAENHPISFKWIEAAMEKGATLISVDPRFTRTSSKASIYARTRPGTDIAFLGGLINYALQNNLIQNEYVREYTNASFIVTEGYGFKEGMFANWDVREKSYNMKSWAYALDESGKARRDPTLSDPRCVFQLLKKHYSRYTVDMVCSVTGAKKEDYLKVAQTFCGTSRPDKAGTILYAMGITQSTHGVQNVRATALLQLLLGNIGIAGGGVNALRGESNVQGSTDYGLLFHVLPGYIASPDFSDSSLEAYIARYFPKSKEPKSTNWWQNGGKYITSLLKAWWGENATAENGFCYDYMPKRSGNYSYVQAMRKILKGEIEGLVCMGMNPAVGGPNSLKAREGLGKLQWLVTADLWETETAIFWKRPGVNPKDIKTEVFMLPAAASMEKEGSISNSGRWAQWRYAAVSPPGEAKSDLWILDQFHKKIRALYKKEGGAFPDPIVKMAWNYGDGHEPDVHRVAKEINGYFTRDTSIKDKDKTLEFKAGDQVPAFAQLQDDGSTVSGCWIYCGSYTKDGNMMARRDSTDLPNNLGMYPKWAWAWPVNRRILYNRASVNKAGQPFDPKRPVIAWDPVEKKWQGDVPDGGAPPVEDEKGVNPFIMNSEGVGRIYALTMPDGPFPEHYEPIESPARNLLSKVQNNPCVALSENDSCDMNKYPYIGTTYRMTEHWQTGGMTRSLPWLVELVPNMFVEISKSLAQTKGVKNGDLVNVSTERGSIEAYALVTARLKPFVVDGKPIEQVGMPWHFGYAGMATGDSANVLTPEVLSPTSNIPEYKAFLCNVEKGGNKS, from the coding sequence ATGGATATTTCGAGAAGAAAGTTCATTATTGGGGGCGGAGTTGCAGCCGCGGGGCTGGCGATTTCTGAAAAAACGGCCGGTGCCAGCAATTTCGACTCACCGGAGCTTCGAACCAAAGGTCTCAAAACAACAACTACTGTGTGCCCATTCTGTGCAGTAGGGTGCAGTATGATCGTGCACGTAAAAGACGGCAAGGTCGTCAATATTGAGGGTGATGAGTCAAGTCCGATCAACCAGGGCTCGCTCTGTTCAAAAGGCGAAGCCATGTTCCAGGTGGCAAACAACGAACGGCGCCTTCAAAAAGTAATGTACCGCGCCCCGGGCTCAGAAAAATGGGAAGAAAAATCCTGGGATTGGGCTCTTGACCGGATATCAAAGCTCATGAAGGAAACGCGTGACCGGACATTCAAACTTAAGGAGATCAACAAGAAAGACGGCAACCAATATACCGTAAATCGCACTGAGGGCATTGCCATCTTTGGAGGGGCAGGTCTCGATAACGAGGAATGCTACCTTGAAAGCAAATTTGCACGTTCTATGGGTGTGGTTTACTTAGAGCACCAGGCGCGTCTCTGACACTCGTCCACCGTCGCCGGTCTGGCGGCATCTTTTGGACGGGGTGCAATGACAAACCATTGGAACGACCTGAAAAACAGCGATTGTATTATGGCCATAGGCTGCAACCCGGCCGAAAATCACCCGATCTCTTTCAAATGGATCGAAGCAGCCATGGAAAAAGGGGCAACGCTTATCTCTGTAGATCCACGCTTTACCAGGACTTCCTCAAAGGCAAGTATCTACGCCCGCACCAGGCCTGGGACCGATATCGCATTTCTCGGGGGGCTCATTAATTATGCTTTGCAGAACAACCTTATCCAAAATGAATATGTCAGAGAGTATACAAATGCCTCCTTCATCGTTACCGAAGGGTATGGCTTTAAAGAGGGGATGTTTGCAAACTGGGATGTTCGTGAAAAGTCTTATAACATGAAATCCTGGGCCTATGCGCTGGACGAATCGGGGAAAGCGCGTCGCGACCCGACGTTGTCAGACCCCCGTTGTGTTTTCCAGCTCTTGAAAAAACACTACTCCCGTTACACAGTTGATATGGTCTGCTCAGTTACAGGCGCTAAAAAAGAGGACTACCTGAAAGTTGCCCAGACCTTCTGTGGCACAAGCAGACCTGATAAGGCGGGCACCATACTTTACGCCATGGGGATCACCCAATCTACCCACGGGGTCCAGAATGTACGCGCTACTGCCCTGCTCCAATTGCTGCTTGGCAATATCGGCATCGCCGGTGGCGGGGTAAATGCACTGCGTGGCGAATCCAATGTTCAGGGCTCCACTGACTACGGCCTTCTCTTCCATGTTCTGCCGGGTTACATTGCATCGCCCGATTTCAGTGATTCTTCTCTCGAAGCATACATTGCCAGATATTTCCCGAAGTCAAAGGAGCCTAAGAGCACCAACTGGTGGCAGAACGGCGGCAAGTATATTACCAGCCTCCTCAAAGCATGGTGGGGTGAGAATGCAACTGCTGAAAACGGTTTCTGTTATGATTATATGCCAAAACGAAGCGGCAACTATTCTTATGTCCAGGCTATGCGCAAGATTTTGAAGGGAGAGATTGAAGGTCTGGTCTGTATGGGGATGAACCCTGCTGTAGGAGGACCAAACTCCCTCAAGGCACGTGAAGGCCTTGGAAAGCTCCAATGGCTCGTCACTGCCGATCTCTGGGAGACCGAAACAGCTATTTTCTGGAAACGTCCCGGAGTAAATCCCAAGGATATCAAGACAGAAGTTTTTATGCTGCCTGCGGCTGCATCCATGGAGAAAGAGGGAAGTATAAGCAACTCCGGACGATGGGCCCAGTGGCGTTATGCCGCGGTCTCACCGCCCGGCGAAGCCAAAAGCGACCTCTGGATACTCGATCAGTTCCACAAAAAGATAAGGGCTCTTTACAAAAAAGAGGGCGGGGCTTTCCCTGATCCAATTGTAAAAATGGCATGGAACTATGGCGACGGTCATGAGCCTGATGTTCACCGGGTCGCAAAGGAAATCAACGGCTACTTTACACGCGATACAAGCATTAAAGATAAAGACAAAACCCTGGAGTTTAAAGCCGGAGATCAGGTGCCGGCCTTTGCCCAACTCCAGGACGACGGATCAACGGTGTCGGGCTGCTGGATATATTGCGGCTCATACACAAAAGACGGGAATATGATGGCCAGGCGGGACTCTACAGACCTTCCCAACAATCTCGGGATGTATCCGAAATGGGCATGGGCCTGGCCCGTAAACCGGCGCATCCTTTACAACCGTGCCTCCGTTAATAAGGCAGGGCAGCCGTTTGACCCAAAACGTCCTGTCATTGCCTGGGATCCTGTTGAAAAGAAGTGGCAAGGGGATGTGCCTGATGGAGGCGCTCCGCCTGTGGAAGATGAAAAAGGGGTCAATCCTTTTATCATGAATTCCGAAGGTGTAGGCCGTATCTATGCTCTTACCATGCCAGACGGTCCTTTCCCGGAGCACTATGAACCGATAGAAAGTCCGGCAAGGAATCTTCTCTCCAAGGTACAGAACAATCCCTGTGTGGCGTTATCTGAAAATGACAGTTGCGACATGAACAAGTATCCTTATATCGGCACTACTTACCGTATGACCGAGCACTGGCAGACCGGAGGGATGACACGCAGTCTGCCCTGGCTTGTAGAATTGGTCCCGAACATGTTTGTAGAGATAAGCAAATCGCTGGCACAGACAAAGGGGGTCAAAAACGGCGACCTTGTTAATGTAAGCACTGAAAGAGGCTCAATTGAGGCATACGCACTGGTTACTGCCCGCCTTAAACCGTTCGTTGTTGACGGCAAGCCCATCGAACAGGTGGGCATGCCGTGGCATTTCGGTTACGCCGGCATGGCCACAGGAGATAGCGCCAACGTCCTGACCCCGGAAGTCTTAAGCCCAACCTCAAACATCCCCGAGTACAAAGCATTCCTTTGTAATGTTGAGAAGGGAGGTAATAAGTCATGA
- a CDS encoding integron integrase, with product MSPATETAPEKKYPDAKTVQEKIREILRIKHYAYSTERTYIDWFLRFHAYLTGVKNKDWETTGADEADVRDFLGHLAIKQRVSSSTQNQAFNALLFLFREVLKIDLHDLSKTVRAKRGPKLPAVLTQNEVLGLLEHLSGRELLLVHILYGTGMRLMEVARLRVQDIDFGLNSVIVRAGKGDKDRITVLPDAVKNKLQEHLDAVKKIHEQDLAKGFGEAYLPDALEGKYPNAVTEWRWQYVFPAASLSVDPRSGKVRRHHISPSSIQKAVAAAVRKAGIPKHATVHTLRHSFATHLLMNGVNIREVQELLGHKNVETTMIYTHVLRNMSKAPQSPLDTLLKADGKKG from the coding sequence CTGTCACCCGCTACGGAAACTGCACCCGAAAAAAAATATCCCGACGCCAAAACAGTGCAGGAAAAAATTCGCGAAATTTTGCGCATCAAGCATTATGCCTATAGCACGGAAAGAACTTACATAGACTGGTTCCTGCGTTTTCATGCCTACCTGACGGGCGTAAAAAATAAAGATTGGGAAACTACAGGCGCTGATGAAGCGGATGTCCGGGATTTTCTGGGGCACCTGGCGATCAAGCAGCGGGTGTCGTCCTCTACTCAAAATCAGGCGTTCAACGCGCTGCTGTTTTTGTTCCGCGAGGTTCTCAAAATTGATCTGCATGATCTAAGTAAAACGGTGCGGGCCAAAAGAGGCCCCAAGTTGCCTGCAGTTCTGACGCAAAATGAAGTACTCGGCCTGCTGGAGCATTTATCCGGCAGGGAACTTCTGCTGGTTCATATCCTCTACGGCACGGGCATGCGGCTGATGGAGGTGGCCAGACTGAGGGTTCAGGATATTGATTTCGGATTGAATTCCGTTATTGTCCGGGCAGGTAAAGGCGATAAAGACAGAATAACGGTTCTTCCGGATGCTGTTAAAAATAAACTTCAAGAGCATCTGGACGCAGTCAAAAAAATTCACGAGCAGGATTTAGCCAAAGGTTTTGGCGAGGCCTATCTGCCGGACGCTCTCGAAGGAAAATATCCGAATGCCGTCACAGAATGGCGCTGGCAGTATGTCTTCCCCGCCGCGTCACTCTCCGTTGATCCGCGATCCGGCAAGGTGCGCCGTCATCATATCAGTCCCAGCTCCATTCAGAAAGCTGTTGCGGCCGCGGTCAGAAAGGCCGGCATTCCGAAACACGCCACTGTGCATACGTTACGTCACAGTTTTGCCACGCATTTACTGATGAACGGAGTCAATATTCGAGAGGTTCAGGAGCTTCTCGGCCACAAGAATGTTGAGACAACGATGATCTATACCCATGTGCTGCGCAATATGTCGAAAGCACCGCAAAGCCCTCTCGATACGCTTTTAAAAGCAGATGGAAAAAAAGGATGA
- a CDS encoding 2-oxoacid:acceptor oxidoreductase family protein, whose translation MQNEVMFAGFGGQGILFSAKILAHAALEQGFEVVWIPSYGAEMRGGTAYCMVVISDRPIGSPIVRNPLHLVAMNRPSLEKFAPVVKSGGVIMINSSLISCDAGRQDVDEIKIPVNDMAIAIGNSKAANIVALGAFAARSKMVDFEILQECVKAEFASKAKLIPLNMAALEKGREAAEAYRPPSHVYN comes from the coding sequence ATGCAAAATGAAGTAATGTTTGCGGGGTTCGGCGGGCAGGGGATACTTTTCAGCGCCAAGATTCTGGCGCATGCGGCCCTGGAACAGGGCTTTGAAGTAGTGTGGATTCCTTCTTACGGCGCGGAGATGCGCGGCGGCACAGCATATTGCATGGTGGTGATCAGCGACCGGCCCATAGGTTCCCCGATCGTCAGGAATCCGCTGCATCTGGTGGCCATGAACCGGCCTTCACTGGAGAAATTCGCGCCCGTGGTTAAATCCGGCGGTGTGATAATGATCAACAGCTCTCTTATCTCCTGTGATGCGGGTCGGCAGGATGTAGATGAAATAAAGATCCCCGTTAACGATATGGCAATTGCAATCGGCAACAGCAAAGCCGCCAATATTGTTGCCCTGGGAGCATTTGCCGCCCGCAGCAAAATGGTGGATTTCGAAATTCTGCAGGAATGTGTCAAGGCGGAATTCGCCTCTAAAGCAAAACTGATTCCCCTGAACATGGCCGCCCTGGAAAAGGGAAGAGAGGCGGCCGAGGCCTACCGACCACCATCCCACGTATATAATTGA